From Deinococcus aquaticus, one genomic window encodes:
- a CDS encoding SDR family oxidoreductase encodes MTLFRLDGRRALVTGGSKGIGLAAAHDLIRMGAHVTVAARGEDALKCAADAIGARWVVADVSTPEGVEAAVAAAGDVDILVSNAGGPAAGLPSGVSEDAWAQGFQTTFMSTVRLANATVPGMRARGWGRVIAITSLTVGRPAPTLPVSNALRAGVTNYLRTLALEVAPDGVTCNTVAPGYTATERLRQLHADPQEAQKLAARIPARRFGEPNEVAAAVAFLASREAAYTTGQELLVDGGWSI; translated from the coding sequence ATGACGCTGTTTCGACTGGACGGCAGGCGCGCGCTGGTGACGGGCGGCAGTAAGGGCATCGGGCTGGCGGCGGCGCACGACCTGATCCGCATGGGGGCGCACGTGACGGTCGCGGCGCGCGGCGAGGACGCCCTGAAATGCGCCGCCGACGCGATCGGGGCGCGCTGGGTGGTGGCGGATGTCAGCACACCTGAGGGTGTGGAGGCGGCCGTGGCGGCGGCGGGCGACGTGGACATCCTGGTCAGTAACGCGGGCGGCCCGGCGGCCGGACTGCCCAGCGGGGTCAGCGAGGACGCCTGGGCGCAGGGCTTCCAGACGACCTTCATGAGCACCGTGCGGCTGGCGAACGCGACCGTGCCGGGCATGCGCGCGCGCGGGTGGGGGCGGGTGATCGCCATCACGAGCCTGACGGTGGGCCGCCCCGCCCCCACCCTGCCGGTCAGCAACGCGCTGCGGGCCGGGGTGACCAATTACCTGCGGACGCTGGCGCTGGAGGTCGCCCCGGACGGCGTGACCTGCAACACAGTCGCGCCCGGCTACACCGCCACCGAGCGGCTGCGGCAGCTGCACGCCGACCCGCAGGAGGCGCAGAAGCTCGCGGCGCGCATTCCGGCCCGGCGCTTCGGAGAGCCGAACGAGGTCGCGGCGGCCGTGGCGTTCCTGGCCTCCCGCGAGGCGGCGTACACCACCGGGCAGGAACTGCTGGTCGACGGTGGCTGGAGCATCTGA
- the mqnB gene encoding futalosine hydrolase: MTHPDSALPDPARLAALIVVATPGEAAHLTDLSAPFRERLRVQVLVSGVGPVAAALATQRALLAAPYALAISAGIGGAYPASGLQAGDLAVSSRIIQADLGAWDDGQFLDFTALGLSVLPGPLESPEPHADPDVQAGHFPAWEKAAQVAARSGARLGPLLTLGSVTGDHGAARHLQARHPGALTEGMEGAGVAHAALLAGVPSLEVRGVSNPVGPRDRAAWRIPQALAATRRGVEAALLTLLD, from the coding sequence ATGACCCACCCCGACTCCGCCCTTCCCGACCCTGCCCGGCTGGCCGCCCTGATCGTGGTCGCCACGCCCGGCGAGGCCGCGCACCTGACCGACCTGAGCGCGCCCTTCCGGGAGCGGCTGCGTGTGCAGGTTCTGGTCAGTGGCGTGGGGCCGGTCGCGGCGGCCCTCGCCACGCAGCGCGCCCTGCTGGCCGCCCCGTACGCCCTGGCGATCAGCGCCGGGATCGGCGGCGCGTATCCCGCCTCGGGCCTGCAGGCGGGCGATCTGGCCGTGTCCAGCCGCATCATCCAGGCGGACCTGGGCGCGTGGGACGACGGGCAGTTCCTGGATTTCACGGCGCTGGGCCTGTCCGTGCTGCCCGGACCACTGGAGTCACCCGAACCGCACGCTGATCCGGACGTGCAGGCCGGGCACTTTCCCGCCTGGGAGAAGGCCGCGCAGGTCGCGGCGCGCAGCGGGGCGCGGCTGGGGCCACTGCTGACGCTGGGCAGCGTCACGGGCGACCACGGGGCGGCGCGGCACCTCCAGGCCCGGCACCCCGGCGCACTCACCGAGGGCATGGAGGGGGCCGGGGTGGCGCACGCCGCGCTGCTGGCGGGCGTGCCCAGCCTGGAAGTACGCGGCGTGAGCAACCCCGTCGGCCCGCGCGACCGCGCCGCGTGGCGCATCCCGCAGGCACTGGCCGCGACCCGCCGGGGCGTGGAGGCCGCGCTGCTGACCCTGCTCGACTGA
- a CDS encoding uracil-DNA glycosylase: MTDPAPQQFKSASSGRLVVPGWMNLVSGKADSVEIQLDVARPDLNRTQASLLIEYWATPDDLTLQSVLPVRAFTAAPESWCAFVPAQGRVLVRAIDPQPNPPVLASHWINVDPATPAGTTVNVTVSFPAQVTPVQTLLNPN; the protein is encoded by the coding sequence ATGACTGATCCCGCCCCGCAACAGTTCAAGAGCGCCAGCAGCGGCCGCCTGGTGGTCCCGGGCTGGATGAACCTCGTGTCCGGCAAGGCCGACAGCGTCGAGATTCAACTGGACGTGGCCCGCCCCGACCTGAACCGCACGCAGGCGAGCCTGCTGATCGAGTACTGGGCGACGCCCGACGACCTGACCCTGCAGAGCGTGCTGCCCGTCCGGGCGTTCACAGCCGCGCCGGAAAGCTGGTGCGCGTTCGTGCCGGCGCAGGGGCGCGTGCTGGTGCGCGCCATCGACCCGCAGCCGAACCCGCCGGTCCTGGCGAGCCACTGGATCAACGTGGACCCCGCCACGCCCGCTGGAACGACCGTGAACGTCACGGTCAGTTTCCCCGCGCAGGTCACGCCGGTGCAGACGCTCCTGAACCCCAACTGA